Genomic DNA from Vagococcus luciliae:
CACTGATTTTCGGTAAAGAAAATCTTCTTCCCATTGTCGCTTTAAGTGTTGGATTTTTAATGTTTCCTAAAATTAATTTTGGTGTAAAAAATAACGTACTTACACTCACTAACTTATTACTCTTTCCTTTAGGTGGGATTGTATCCCAATTACCACACGATAGACCACTTGGTTTATTTTTTGTTTATGCTGGGTTTACTTTTCTGATTTTATTATTAACTGCTGAACCAATTGTTTTTCAGTATTCAATCCCTTATTTAATTAATTTTTTATTCTGTCAAGCAACACCTGTAGATTCATCAAATGCACTAAACCGAATCATTTGTTTATTTTTAGGAAGTATTGTACTAAGTGTATTAGCTGCTAAATCAACTAAAAAACAACCTTTAAGCAACTCACAACTCACACTAAAAGAACAAATAACTCGCTCGCTAACACACCCTTTTTATTTGTTCAAGATGACGTTAAGTGTCTCAATAGCGATGACAATTGCTATTTTACTCCATGCACCTAAGCCACTTTGGATTAGCATTGTGGCTATGTCACTGACTGAAATTCATTTTAGTGAAACTGTAAAAAAAACACGCGAACGCATTATTGGAACAACGTTTGGCGTGATAGTATTTTATTTATTTTTAGTCAAATTAATTCCAACACCTTATGCCATTGTATTTATTTTAACAGTAGGATTCATCAGTTACTTTTTAGTTGACTATCAACACAAAACGATTGTCAATTCGATTGCTGCCATGAATGCTGCACTCGTTATTTTCCCAAGTGGTATCTCGATCGCTAACCGATTTATCGGATTATTTATTGGGATCGTAATTGCTATGATAGTCGCGATGATAGGTTACATGCTTCAAAAACTAATCGTAAGATAGAGAAAAGCTACAGTCATTATCAAAATGGCGT
This window encodes:
- a CDS encoding FUSC family protein — encoded protein: MLTKLITHIQKNFRNNLIDYTSNLLFILLFTLIFGKENLLPIVALSVGFLMFPKINFGVKNNVLTLTNLLLFPLGGIVSQLPHDRPLGLFFVYAGFTFLILLLTAEPIVFQYSIPYLINFLFCQATPVDSSNALNRIICLFLGSIVLSVLAAKSTKKQPLSNSQLTLKEQITRSLTHPFYLFKMTLSVSIAMTIAILLHAPKPLWISIVAMSLTEIHFSETVKKTRERIIGTTFGVIVFYLFLVKLIPTPYAIVFILTVGFISYFLVDYQHKTIVNSIAAMNAALVIFPSGISIANRFIGLFIGIVIAMIVAMIGYMLQKLIVR